Proteins from a genomic interval of Aureimonas sp. AU20:
- the folD gene encoding bifunctional methylenetetrahydrofolate dehydrogenase/methenyltetrahydrofolate cyclohydrolase FolD: MQASRIDGKATAAAVLQTAKAGGEALRAKTGVQPGLAVVIVGEDPASQVYVANKGRTAEACGFHSVTHRLPADVPQAELLALIDRLNADPAIHGILQQLPLPKGLDAEAVIGRIDPDKDVDGLTLVNAGRLASGQTDEAFVPCTPAGCMVLLRSVLGDDLSGKRAVVVGRSNLVGKPMAQLLLLANATVTVAHSRTKDLPALCREADILVAAIGRPHFLRADSVKPGAVVIDVGINRVPAPEKGEGRTRLVGDVASEEIATIASALTPVPGGVGPMTIAMLMANTLASACRAAGEPRPRF, encoded by the coding sequence ATGCAGGCTTCACGGATCGACGGAAAGGCGACGGCCGCCGCGGTTCTCCAGACGGCCAAGGCCGGCGGCGAGGCGTTGCGCGCCAAGACCGGCGTGCAGCCGGGCCTGGCCGTGGTGATCGTCGGCGAGGACCCGGCGAGCCAGGTCTATGTCGCCAACAAGGGGCGCACGGCGGAAGCCTGCGGCTTCCATTCCGTGACCCATCGCCTGCCCGCCGACGTGCCGCAGGCCGAGCTTCTGGCGCTGATCGACCGGCTGAACGCCGACCCCGCCATTCATGGCATCCTGCAGCAGCTGCCGCTGCCCAAGGGGCTCGACGCCGAGGCCGTGATCGGGCGCATCGACCCCGACAAGGACGTGGACGGGCTGACGCTGGTGAACGCCGGGCGCCTCGCCAGCGGCCAGACCGACGAGGCCTTCGTGCCCTGCACGCCGGCCGGCTGCATGGTTCTCCTGCGCAGCGTGCTGGGCGACGATCTCTCGGGCAAGCGCGCCGTGGTGGTCGGGCGCTCCAATCTCGTCGGCAAGCCCATGGCGCAGCTTCTGCTGCTCGCCAACGCCACGGTGACGGTCGCCCATTCGCGTACGAAGGATTTGCCGGCGCTTTGCCGCGAGGCGGACATCCTGGTTGCCGCGATCGGTCGTCCGCACTTCCTGCGCGCCGACAGCGTGAAGCCCGGCGCGGTGGTGATCGATGTCGGCATCAACCGCGTGCCCGCGCCCGAAAAGGGCGAAGGCCGAACGCGGCTCGTCGGCGACGTCGCCTCCGAGGAAATCGCCACTATCGCATCGGCCTTGACGCCGGTCCCCGGCGGCGTCGGCCCGATGACGATCGCCATGCTCATGGCCAACACGCTGGCCAGCGCCTGCCGCGCCGCCGGTGAGCCGCGCCCGCGCTTCTGA
- a CDS encoding 3-hydroxybutyrate dehydrogenase: protein MRLEEQVAVITGAGSGIGREIARRYAREGARVAIADLKGEAAEEAAAEIEGAGGSAIALTMDVTDEAAVRAGIERVAQHWGRLDVAIANAGIQIVHPIEDFPYEEFKRVVDIHLGGSFLVTKASLPHMYRQKSGSMIYMGSVHSHEPSALKSAYVAAKHGILGLARVAAKEGGPHGVRANVICPGFVRTPLVEKQIPEQARSLGIPEEEVVSRIMLGRTVDGEFTTVEDVAEVAIFLAGFGSKALTGQSITVSHGWYMG, encoded by the coding sequence ATGCGTCTGGAAGAGCAGGTCGCGGTCATCACGGGGGCGGGGTCGGGCATTGGCCGCGAGATCGCCCGGCGCTATGCGCGCGAGGGCGCGCGCGTCGCGATCGCCGACCTGAAGGGCGAGGCGGCGGAGGAGGCGGCGGCCGAGATCGAGGGGGCCGGCGGCAGCGCCATCGCGCTGACGATGGACGTCACCGACGAGGCCGCCGTGCGGGCGGGGATCGAGCGCGTCGCGCAGCATTGGGGCCGGCTCGACGTGGCGATCGCCAATGCCGGCATCCAGATCGTCCACCCGATCGAGGACTTCCCCTACGAGGAGTTCAAGCGCGTGGTGGACATCCATCTCGGCGGCTCCTTCCTCGTCACCAAGGCCAGCCTGCCGCACATGTACCGGCAGAAATCCGGCTCGATGATCTATATGGGCTCGGTGCATTCGCACGAGCCCTCGGCGCTTAAAAGCGCCTATGTCGCCGCCAAGCACGGCATTCTGGGCCTGGCCCGCGTCGCGGCCAAAGAGGGCGGGCCGCATGGCGTGCGCGCCAATGTCATCTGCCCCGGCTTCGTGCGCACGCCGCTGGTGGAGAAGCAGATCCCCGAACAGGCGCGCTCGCTCGGCATTCCCGAGGAGGAAGTGGTGAGCCGCATCATGCTCGGGCGCACCGTGGACGGCGAGTTCACCACGGTCGAGGACGTGGCGGAGGTCGCGATCTTCCTCGCCGGCTTCGGCTCCAAGGCGCTCACCGGCCAGTCCATCACCGTCAGCCATGGCTGGTACATGGGCTGA
- a CDS encoding DUF3096 domain-containing protein has translation MQIITVQPIVALIAGVLILLMPRLLNYIVAFYLIIVGLTGLLGTGGF, from the coding sequence ATGCAGATCATCACCGTTCAGCCCATCGTCGCCTTGATCGCCGGCGTCCTCATTCTCCTGATGCCCCGGCTCCTGAACTACATCGTCGCCTTCTATCTCATCATCGTCGGGCTGACCGGGCTGCTGGGCACGGGCGGCTTCTGA